From Desulfuromonas soudanensis, the proteins below share one genomic window:
- the sppA gene encoding signal peptide peptidase SppA, producing the protein MKKNPFLMALLTLGAIFLFFVLVVVAAGFVGRGRGLPIGEKIGVIEMTGIIVASKTTIEHIIEFRNNPSIKGIVLRVDSPGGGVGPSQEIYEEIKKTVAVKPVVVSMGSVAASGGYYVSAPVNRIFANPGTITGSIGVIMEFTNVQELLGKIGLKNQVIKSGEHKDIGSPVRPMTDSDRQILQSLIDDTQQQFVAAVAEGRKMTVADVEPLADGRVFTGRQALAVGLVDELGNLQDAISAAARMAGIEGEPRVVYPPEEKPGVFQYLIQESATQLRRGLQEQSATGLQFIWSGVE; encoded by the coding sequence ATGAAAAAAAATCCATTTCTGATGGCTCTGCTCACCCTGGGAGCCATCTTTCTTTTTTTTGTGCTGGTCGTCGTCGCTGCAGGCTTTGTGGGGCGGGGTCGAGGACTGCCGATCGGTGAAAAGATCGGCGTCATCGAAATGACCGGCATCATCGTCGCCTCGAAGACGACCATCGAGCACATCATAGAGTTTCGCAACAATCCTTCCATCAAGGGGATCGTTCTGCGGGTCGATTCACCCGGGGGGGGCGTAGGCCCGTCCCAGGAGATTTACGAAGAGATCAAAAAGACCGTTGCCGTCAAACCCGTCGTCGTCTCCATGGGGTCGGTGGCCGCCTCCGGGGGATATTATGTCTCGGCGCCGGTCAACCGTATTTTCGCCAACCCCGGGACGATCACCGGCAGCATCGGTGTCATTATGGAGTTCACAAATGTTCAGGAACTCCTGGGAAAGATCGGTCTGAAAAACCAGGTCATCAAGAGCGGCGAACACAAGGATATCGGGTCGCCGGTCCGTCCGATGACCGATTCCGACCGGCAGATTCTCCAGTCCCTGATTGACGACACCCAGCAGCAGTTCGTCGCTGCCGTCGCTGAGGGGCGGAAGATGACCGTCGCCGATGTGGAGCCACTTGCCGACGGTCGGGTTTTTACCGGTCGTCAGGCCCTGGCCGTCGGGCTCGTCGATGAACTCGGCAACCTGCAGGACGCCATTTCCGCCGCTGCCAGGATGGCGGGGATCGAAGGAGAGCCGCGGGTCGTTTATCCGCCAGAGGAAAAACCGGGAGTTTTTCAATATTTGATACAAGAGTCCGCGACGCAGCTGCGCCGGGGTCTTCAGGAACAGTCTGCCACGGGACTGCAATTTATATGGTCTGGAGTCGAATAG
- a CDS encoding integration host factor subunit beta: protein MTKSELIERLSFNAGSLNKKEAELIVNTIFNRIGDALIEGDRVEIRGFGSFTIRLREAREARNPKSGDVVRIPSKKTPFFKTGKELRERVNCCD from the coding sequence ATGACCAAGAGTGAATTGATCGAGCGTTTGTCCTTCAATGCCGGCTCTTTGAACAAAAAAGAAGCCGAACTGATCGTCAACACCATCTTCAATCGCATCGGCGATGCGCTGATCGAAGGGGACAGGGTCGAGATTCGCGGTTTCGGATCCTTCACCATCCGCCTTCGGGAAGCCCGTGAAGCGAGAAATCCCAAGAGCGGCGATGTCGTCCGGATCCCCAGCAAGAAAACCCCCTTTTTCAAAACGGGGAAGGAACTGCGGGAACGGGTCAACTGCTGCGACTGA
- a CDS encoding HAD family hydrolase — translation MKGISGIIYDCDGVLFESRQANLDYYNAVLTHLGEPAVTAAEKERAHLCHTAASPKVFEVLLGPERTPEALSYAATLDFRRFIPGMTPEPGMAEALGTLSGRYPLAVATNRGTSMVEVLAHFGLSAYFSTVVTSRDVVFPKPHPEMLLLAAKRLGLETGELLFVGDSELDREAAGSAGIRFAAYGERTTGEFRVSGHAELATLLMGG, via the coding sequence GTGAAAGGGATTTCGGGAATCATCTACGACTGCGACGGTGTTCTTTTCGAGAGCCGCCAGGCCAATCTCGATTACTACAACGCCGTCCTGACCCACCTCGGAGAACCGGCGGTGACCGCGGCGGAGAAGGAGCGTGCCCATCTCTGCCATACGGCGGCCAGTCCGAAAGTATTCGAGGTTCTCCTCGGGCCGGAGCGCACCCCTGAGGCCCTCTCCTATGCGGCGACCCTCGATTTCCGGCGCTTCATTCCCGGGATGACCCCCGAACCGGGAATGGCCGAGGCCCTCGGCACCCTTTCCGGGCGCTATCCTCTTGCTGTTGCCACCAACCGGGGAACCAGCATGGTGGAGGTCCTTGCGCATTTCGGGTTGTCCGCCTATTTCTCGACGGTGGTCACCAGTCGCGATGTGGTATTTCCCAAGCCCCATCCGGAGATGCTCCTGCTGGCGGCAAAGCGCCTGGGGCTCGAGACCGGGGAACTCCTCTTCGTCGGCGATTCGGAACTGGACAGGGAGGCGGCCGGGAGTGCGGGGATTCGTTTTGCGGCGTACGGGGAGAGGACGACGGGGGAGTTCAGGGTCTCGGGACATGCCGAGTTGGCGACCCTGTTGATGGGGGGTTAG
- a CDS encoding prephenate dehydrogenase, protein MSNQILIPKLAIVGVGLIGGSLALALKAAGVVGEVVGIGRGLANLEKALELGVVDRITQDPAEGVADADLVLLATPVLTLTEMASRVLPHMKPGAVLTDGGSVKGSVARAIEPLVPEGVHFVPGHPIAGTEKSGAEAAFATLYHRRRCILTPTAQTDPEALRLVRRVWETAGCEVVEMDVEKHDRILGAISHLPHMVAYSLVNAVSSYDRYEENILEYSAGGFRDFTRIASSDPTMWRDIALTNRDALLEMIERFELSLAELKEDIRGEKKDRLYDFFLRSKQSRDAIL, encoded by the coding sequence ATGTCGAATCAGATCCTCATCCCCAAATTGGCAATCGTCGGCGTCGGCCTCATCGGCGGCTCCCTCGCCCTGGCCCTGAAAGCGGCCGGCGTCGTCGGCGAAGTGGTCGGCATCGGCCGCGGCCTGGCCAATCTCGAAAAAGCCCTCGAACTCGGCGTTGTCGACCGCATCACCCAGGATCCCGCCGAGGGGGTGGCCGACGCCGACCTGGTCCTTCTGGCGACTCCGGTTCTCACCCTGACGGAGATGGCCTCCAGGGTCCTGCCGCACATGAAGCCGGGGGCGGTGCTCACCGACGGCGGCAGCGTCAAGGGTTCCGTGGCCCGGGCCATCGAGCCCCTGGTGCCGGAAGGTGTTCATTTCGTCCCCGGCCACCCCATCGCCGGCACGGAAAAGAGCGGCGCCGAAGCGGCCTTTGCCACCCTCTATCACCGCCGCCGCTGTATTCTCACTCCGACGGCGCAGACCGATCCCGAAGCCCTCCGCCTGGTGCGCCGGGTCTGGGAAACGGCCGGGTGTGAGGTGGTGGAGATGGACGTGGAAAAGCACGACCGCATTCTCGGGGCGATCAGCCACCTGCCGCACATGGTCGCCTATTCCCTGGTCAACGCCGTCAGTTCCTATGACCGGTACGAGGAGAATATCCTCGAATACAGCGCCGGCGGTTTTCGCGACTTCACCCGCATCGCCTCTTCCGATCCGACCATGTGGAGGGATATCGCGCTGACCAACCGCGACGCCCTCCTCGAGATGATCGAGCGCTTCGAGTTGTCCCTGGCCGAGCTCAAGGAGGATATCCGCGGGGAAAAGAAGGACCGCCTTTACGACTTTTTCCTGCGCTCCAAACAGAGCCGCGACGCCATACTCTGA
- a CDS encoding RluA family pseudouridine synthase has product MIYRFEPGPGDEGTRIDIFVAAHCDALSRTLLRKIVDLGGVHAGGRRVRRSSHPVKVGEKVEVYLDGQPLVPYELREQDVVFRDSSLLAVSKPAGVETQPTPARFKGTLYQALLSFLQDPFRPMQKPEVGMVQRLDRDTSGIMVFSIHPRAHRQLTEIFSGRAVQKRYLALVAGTLLPAEGEIKSLLARGHRSNLMKSVERGGKEAITRYRVLESFPGATLVEVEILTGRSHQIRVHLSEAGHPLLGDTRYGGPSFFGEIPVLRQMLHAWKLEFLHPVEKRLLQLEAPIPADMESLLSTLRDGGGVFNPEKEVTPPFSP; this is encoded by the coding sequence ATGATTTACCGATTTGAGCCGGGCCCCGGGGACGAAGGGACGCGGATCGATATATTTGTCGCGGCCCACTGCGACGCCCTTTCCCGGACCCTCCTGCGCAAGATCGTCGACCTCGGCGGGGTGCATGCCGGCGGCCGGCGGGTGCGGCGCTCCTCCCATCCTGTGAAGGTCGGCGAGAAGGTGGAAGTTTATCTGGACGGTCAGCCCCTGGTCCCCTATGAGCTCAGGGAGCAGGATGTCGTTTTCCGCGACAGTTCCCTGCTGGCGGTCTCCAAACCTGCGGGGGTGGAGACCCAGCCGACACCGGCGCGATTCAAGGGGACCCTCTATCAGGCCCTCCTCTCCTTCCTCCAGGACCCGTTCCGACCGATGCAGAAACCCGAGGTCGGCATGGTTCAGCGCCTGGACCGTGATACATCGGGGATCATGGTCTTCTCCATTCATCCCCGCGCCCATCGCCAGCTGACCGAGATTTTCAGCGGCCGCGCCGTCCAAAAAAGGTATCTGGCCCTCGTCGCCGGCACCCTTTTGCCTGCCGAGGGGGAGATCAAATCCCTTCTGGCGCGGGGGCATCGCTCCAATTTGATGAAGTCCGTCGAACGGGGGGGGAAGGAGGCGATCACCCGCTACCGGGTGCTGGAGTCCTTTCCCGGTGCCACCCTCGTCGAGGTGGAGATCCTCACCGGGCGCTCCCACCAGATCCGGGTGCACCTTTCCGAAGCCGGGCACCCCCTTCTGGGGGATACCCGCTACGGCGGCCCCTCTTTTTTCGGGGAGATTCCGGTTTTGCGGCAGATGCTTCACGCCTGGAAGCTGGAGTTTCTTCATCCGGTAGAGAAACGTTTACTGCAGCTCGAGGCTCCGATCCCCGCCGATATGGAGAGCCTGCTTTCAACCCTTCGCGACGGGGGAGGGGTCTTTAATCCGGAGAAAGAAGTTACCCCCCCCTTTTCACCCTGA
- the lgt gene encoding prolipoprotein diacylglyceryl transferase: MFAFPQIDPVIFQIGPLAVRWYGMMYLLGFVACYFIIRHLCRRRDLDLSGDALSDLLFYCILGVILGGRLGYTLFYNTSFYLQHPLKIFAVWEGGMSFHGGLLGVVVAAVLFCRRRRLPMLLTGDILVTAATVGLGLGRLGNFINGELWGRVTTVPWGMVFPGGGPDPRHPSQLYEAALEGPVLFLILWILHRRKVRQGIPFFTFFLGYGLFRFGIEFFRQPDVQLGFLWGGATMGQLLSLPMILFGAVGLVLILRKGRGA, from the coding sequence ATGTTCGCCTTTCCGCAAATCGATCCGGTCATCTTTCAGATCGGCCCTCTGGCCGTGCGCTGGTACGGCATGATGTATCTCCTCGGCTTCGTCGCCTGCTACTTTATCATTCGCCATCTCTGTCGCCGCCGCGACCTCGATCTCTCCGGGGACGCCCTTTCGGATCTCCTTTTTTACTGTATCCTCGGCGTCATCCTCGGCGGCCGCCTCGGCTACACCCTCTTCTACAACACCTCCTTTTACCTGCAGCACCCCCTGAAAATTTTCGCCGTCTGGGAGGGTGGGATGAGTTTTCACGGCGGTCTCCTCGGCGTGGTGGTCGCGGCGGTTCTCTTCTGCCGCCGCCGCCGTCTGCCGATGCTCCTCACCGGGGATATCCTGGTGACCGCCGCAACCGTCGGACTCGGTCTCGGGCGCCTGGGCAATTTCATCAACGGCGAGCTCTGGGGGCGGGTGACGACCGTCCCCTGGGGGATGGTCTTCCCCGGAGGGGGCCCCGATCCTCGCCATCCGAGCCAGCTCTACGAGGCGGCCCTCGAAGGGCCGGTCCTCTTTCTGATCCTCTGGATCCTCCACCGCAGAAAAGTCCGGCAGGGCATCCCCTTCTTCACGTTCTTCCTCGGCTACGGCCTCTTTCGCTTCGGGATCGAATTTTTTCGCCAGCCCGACGTCCAGCTCGGTTTTCTCTGGGGGGGGGCGACCATGGGGCAGCTCCTGTCGCTGCCGATGATTCTTTTCGGCGCTGTCGGCTTGGTCCTGATTTTGCGAAAGGGGAGGGGGGCGTGA
- the ispH gene encoding 4-hydroxy-3-methylbut-2-enyl diphosphate reductase — MKILLAQSAGFCFGVRRATTMAFEAAESRDRICSLGPIIHSPQLVEKLEEKGVRVLRQVEEITGGTVIIRSHGVTSQELDALGERDVEIVDATCPFVKKAQEHADLLSSEGYTVVLVGEKDHPEVQGIVSYARQGDVYVVADPEDAVALPRCSRMGIVAQTTQSIENLRTIVDICLEKCKELRIYNTICDATSVRQNEARSIARQADVMLVIGGFNSANTNRLARICRDIQPRTHHIETAGQIESQWFDGAKTVGITAGASTPRWIIDEVVKRVQA; from the coding sequence GTGAAGATCCTCCTGGCCCAGAGTGCCGGTTTCTGTTTCGGCGTCCGCCGGGCGACGACCATGGCCTTCGAGGCGGCGGAAAGCCGCGACCGGATCTGTTCTCTGGGGCCGATCATCCACTCGCCGCAGCTGGTGGAAAAGCTGGAGGAGAAGGGGGTGCGGGTGCTGCGGCAGGTGGAGGAGATTACCGGCGGGACGGTCATCATCCGCTCCCACGGAGTCACCTCCCAGGAACTCGATGCCCTGGGCGAACGCGACGTCGAAATCGTCGACGCCACCTGTCCCTTCGTCAAAAAGGCCCAGGAGCATGCCGACCTCCTCAGCAGCGAGGGGTACACGGTGGTGCTGGTCGGGGAAAAGGATCATCCCGAGGTCCAGGGGATCGTGTCCTATGCCCGGCAGGGGGATGTGTACGTTGTCGCCGACCCTGAGGATGCCGTTGCCCTTCCCCGCTGCAGCCGCATGGGGATCGTGGCCCAGACCACCCAGTCGATCGAGAATCTGCGGACCATCGTTGATATCTGCCTGGAAAAGTGCAAGGAACTGCGGATTTACAACACCATCTGCGACGCGACCTCGGTGCGCCAGAACGAGGCGCGCTCCATCGCCCGCCAGGCGGATGTCATGCTGGTCATCGGCGGCTTCAACAGCGCCAACACCAATCGGCTGGCCCGGATCTGCCGGGATATCCAGCCTAGAACCCATCATATCGAGACCGCCGGCCAGATCGAATCGCAATGGTTCGACGGGGCAAAAACGGTGGGGATCACCGCCGGCGCCTCGACGCCGCGCTGGATCATCGACGAGGTGGTGAAAAGAGTCCAGGCCTAG
- the aroA gene encoding 3-phosphoshikimate 1-carboxyvinyltransferase, which translates to MQKQTISPSRGVKGDMTVPGDKSISHRSIMLGSLAEGVTEVHGFLHGEDNHATLGAFRAMGVLVDELPGGVLRIHGRGLHGLAEPGDVLDCGNSGTTIRLMTGLLSGQNFFSVLTGDRYLRKRPMKRVVGPLAAMGARIWGRGGGDLAPLAIQGGGLAPADYDSPIASAQVKSALLLAGLYAEGVTTVREPHLSRDHSERMLGYFGADVRPFPGGVSLVGHPRLTGREVHVPGDISSAAFFMVAALITPGSELLIRNVGVNPTRSGIIDILQEMGGSLQLLNERELSGEPVADILVKSSDLKGIEIGGSVVPRAIDEFPVVSVAAAFAEGTTIISDARELRVKETDRIAAMTSALGGLGARVEARDDGMVIHGGQALSGGTVSSRGDHRIAMSMAVAALRATGSVTIEDTGCTATSFPDFWELIERVGA; encoded by the coding sequence ATCCAGAAACAGACCATTTCCCCCTCCCGGGGGGTGAAAGGGGACATGACCGTCCCCGGCGACAAGTCGATTTCCCACCGCTCCATCATGCTCGGATCCCTTGCCGAGGGGGTGACCGAGGTCCACGGTTTCCTCCACGGCGAAGACAACCACGCCACCCTCGGAGCCTTCCGGGCGATGGGAGTTCTGGTCGACGAGCTCCCCGGCGGCGTCCTGCGGATTCACGGCCGCGGCCTGCACGGCCTCGCCGAGCCGGGGGACGTCCTCGACTGCGGCAATTCCGGGACGACCATCCGCCTGATGACCGGGCTCCTCTCCGGTCAGAATTTCTTCTCGGTGCTCACCGGCGACCGCTACCTGCGCAAACGGCCGATGAAGCGGGTCGTCGGTCCGCTGGCCGCCATGGGAGCCAGGATCTGGGGGCGCGGCGGCGGCGATCTGGCGCCCCTGGCGATTCAGGGGGGGGGGCTTGCGCCCGCCGACTACGATTCGCCCATCGCCAGCGCCCAGGTGAAGTCGGCGCTCCTTTTGGCCGGACTCTACGCCGAGGGGGTGACGACCGTGCGGGAGCCGCACCTCTCCCGGGATCACAGCGAGAGGATGCTCGGCTATTTCGGCGCCGACGTCCGTCCCTTCCCCGGCGGGGTTTCGCTGGTCGGCCACCCCCGGCTGACCGGACGGGAAGTCCATGTCCCCGGAGACATTTCCTCGGCGGCCTTTTTCATGGTCGCCGCCCTGATCACCCCCGGCTCGGAACTGTTGATTCGCAACGTCGGCGTCAACCCGACCCGCAGCGGCATTATCGATATTCTTCAGGAGATGGGCGGCTCGCTGCAGCTCCTCAACGAGCGGGAACTCTCCGGAGAGCCGGTCGCCGACATCCTCGTGAAGAGCAGCGACCTCAAGGGGATCGAGATCGGCGGCTCCGTGGTGCCGCGCGCCATCGACGAATTCCCGGTGGTCAGTGTCGCCGCCGCCTTCGCCGAGGGGACGACGATCATATCCGACGCCCGCGAGCTGCGGGTCAAGGAGACCGATCGCATCGCCGCCATGACCTCGGCGCTCGGCGGGCTCGGAGCCCGGGTCGAGGCCCGGGACGACGGCATGGTGATCCACGGCGGCCAGGCGCTCTCCGGTGGCACCGTTTCCTCCCGGGGGGACCACCGCATCGCCATGAGCATGGCGGTGGCCGCCCTGCGGGCCACAGGTTCCGTGACCATCGAGGATACGGGGTGCACCGCGACCTCTTTCCCTGACTTCTGGGAGCTGATCGAACGGGTCGGTGCCTGA
- a CDS encoding ATP-binding protein produces MEEKIEVNIKVPNQTRYLSLIGKIGEDVARALKRFRGDREELAYHINLVLTEAMSNAIRHANEGDPEKEVHVTIVIEDQDLTIRVYDQGQGFDVSCTAPPEFKNLDEHGRGIYIIRSLMDRVTYSECRGGHVLEMVKALR; encoded by the coding sequence ATGGAAGAAAAAATCGAGGTCAACATCAAGGTGCCCAACCAGACCCGGTACCTGAGCCTGATCGGCAAGATCGGCGAAGATGTCGCCAGGGCGCTGAAGCGGTTCCGGGGAGATCGGGAGGAGCTTGCCTATCATATCAATCTGGTGCTGACCGAGGCCATGAGCAACGCCATCCGCCACGCCAACGAAGGGGACCCCGAAAAAGAGGTTCACGTCACCATCGTCATCGAAGACCAGGATCTCACCATCCGGGTTTATGACCAGGGGCAGGGCTTCGATGTCAGTTGCACGGCGCCCCCCGAATTTAAAAATCTTGACGAACACGGCCGCGGCATCTACATCATCCGCTCACTCATGGACCGGGTCACCTACAGCGAATGCCGCGGCGGCCATGTCCTGGAGATGGTGAAGGCCCTGCGCTAA
- the pheA gene encoding prephenate dehydratase, which translates to MAQEKLNHLRTRIDAIDDQILDLLNQRAAVVIEVGRAKSGEQREFYVPARELAIYERLGARNTGPFPTEAIRRVFREIISASLSLEHPMKVAFLGPQGTFTHAAAMQQFGFSAQLVPQKSIPAVFDEVLRGRAPYGVVPVENSTEGVVSHTLDMFMESDLQISSEILLGISHFLLSRTGRMEDIRKVVSHPQPLAQCRKWLEENLPDVPLVDVGSTALAAQMVLEDESAAAIASEMAASLYGLQVVKERIEDNPNNFTRFLVIGQKSPERSDRDKTSLMFSIKDQPGILYRMLEPFSKRAINLTKIESRPMKKKAWEYVFFLDIEGHIDEKAVADAIAELKDYCQFLKVLGSYPRAR; encoded by the coding sequence ATGGCTCAGGAAAAACTCAACCATCTGCGTACCCGGATCGATGCCATCGACGACCAGATTCTCGATCTCCTCAATCAGCGGGCCGCCGTGGTCATCGAGGTCGGCCGGGCCAAGAGTGGCGAGCAAAGGGAATTCTACGTCCCGGCCCGTGAGCTGGCCATCTACGAGCGCCTCGGCGCCCGCAACACCGGACCCTTCCCCACCGAGGCCATCCGCCGCGTTTTCCGGGAGATCATCTCGGCCTCCCTCTCCCTCGAACATCCGATGAAGGTAGCCTTTCTCGGTCCCCAGGGGACCTTTACCCACGCCGCCGCCATGCAGCAGTTCGGGTTTTCGGCCCAGCTGGTGCCGCAGAAGAGCATTCCGGCGGTCTTTGACGAAGTCCTGCGCGGCCGGGCCCCCTACGGGGTGGTGCCGGTGGAGAATTCCACCGAAGGGGTGGTCTCCCACACCCTCGACATGTTCATGGAGTCGGATCTGCAGATCAGCTCCGAGATCCTCCTCGGCATCTCCCACTTTCTCCTGTCGCGCACCGGGCGCATGGAGGACATCAGGAAAGTCGTCTCCCATCCCCAGCCCCTGGCCCAGTGCCGCAAATGGCTGGAGGAAAATCTCCCCGACGTGCCGCTGGTCGACGTCGGCAGCACCGCCCTGGCGGCGCAGATGGTCCTCGAGGACGAGTCCGCCGCCGCCATCGCCAGCGAGATGGCCGCCTCGCTCTACGGGTTGCAGGTGGTCAAGGAGCGCATCGAGGACAATCCCAACAACTTCACCCGGTTTCTGGTGATAGGGCAAAAAAGTCCGGAGCGCAGCGACCGCGACAAGACGTCGCTGATGTTCAGCATCAAGGACCAGCCGGGGATCCTCTACCGCATGCTCGAGCCCTTCAGCAAGCGCGCCATCAACCTCACCAAGATCGAAAGCCGGCCGATGAAGAAAAAGGCCTGGGAATACGTCTTTTTCCTCGATATCGAGGGGCATATCGACGAGAAGGCTGTCGCCGACGCCATCGCCGAACTCAAGGATTACTGCCAGTTCCTCAAGGTGCTCGGCTCCTACCCGCGGGCCCGCTAG
- the cmk gene encoding (d)CMP kinase, whose product MRRELIVAIDGPSGAGKSTLSKLLARALNYTNIDTGAMYRCVALAAFRRGIDPADEESLGSLGRSVRIEFLRSNGGERVLLDGEDVSAAIRTPEISLLTSRVSACLAVREAMVELQRRMGEKGGVVLEGRDIGTVVFPGAEAKFFLAASAKERGRRRYEELCAKGHDVDLAQTVSEVEARDAADSAREHAPLVQAPDAVAIDSTVMTIDEVLAVMLEEVRKRRSRAGCLENDGGEKP is encoded by the coding sequence TTGAGACGTGAACTGATCGTCGCCATCGACGGCCCCTCGGGAGCGGGGAAGAGTACCCTGAGCAAGCTTCTGGCCCGGGCCCTGAACTATACCAATATCGATACTGGGGCCATGTACCGCTGTGTCGCCCTGGCCGCGTTCCGCCGGGGTATCGATCCTGCGGACGAGGAATCCCTCGGGAGTCTCGGTCGCAGCGTACGCATCGAATTTCTCCGCAGCAACGGCGGAGAGCGGGTCCTGCTCGACGGCGAGGATGTCTCGGCGGCCATCCGTACACCTGAAATCAGCCTGCTGACCTCCCGGGTCTCGGCCTGTCTGGCCGTGCGCGAGGCCATGGTGGAGCTGCAGAGGCGGATGGGCGAAAAGGGGGGGGTGGTTCTCGAGGGGCGGGACATCGGCACCGTTGTGTTTCCCGGAGCCGAGGCCAAGTTCTTTCTCGCCGCCTCGGCCAAGGAGCGGGGGCGCCGCCGTTACGAGGAGCTTTGCGCCAAGGGGCACGATGTCGACCTGGCGCAGACCGTTTCCGAGGTCGAAGCCCGCGACGCCGCCGACAGCGCCAGGGAGCATGCCCCGCTGGTGCAGGCCCCCGATGCCGTCGCCATCGACTCTACGGTCATGACCATCGATGAGGTTCTTGCCGTGATGCTCGAGGAGGTGCGGAAGCGCCGCAGCCGTGCCGGTTGTCTTGAGAATGACGGAGGAGAAAAGCCGTGA
- a CDS encoding 30S ribosomal protein S1, with product MVEDKSKFDMDSEDEDMDDESGFGEMEQSFEDMFENSLRELHAGNVVVGTIVQVNPDSVVVDVGGKSEGVIPLSEFVGALGEEGIKVGDQFDVLIERTENESGLISLSKEKADRQKIWNALEEGAVVDGRIISRIKGGLSVDIGVNAFLPGSQVDLRPVRNLDKMLGETYQFKIIKLNKRRGNIVLSRRVLLEDQRENQRSDTLKTLEEGQVIEGVVKNLTDYGAFIDLGGIDGLLHITDMSWGRVNHPSDILAVGDKINVKVLKFDREKERVSLGLKQIAPDPWLDVEAKYPVGNRITGKVVSLTDYGAFIELEEGVEGLIHVSEMSWTKRIKHPNKVLNIGDDVESVVLALDIPNRRISLGLKQVESNPWEVIGEKFPIGTIIEGQVKNITDFGIFVGVDEGIDGLVHISDLSWTKRIKHPSEIYKKGDLVKAVVLNIDRENERFSLGVKQLTPDPWQSIPTRFAPGTIIRGQVTSVTDFGIFLEVEEGIEGLIHVSEISKEKIDSPKSFAAVGDELEAVVLHVDNVERKIALSIKHLADRKEKAEVDAFLGAQRNATSNFGDLLQGALGKAGTDKDEE from the coding sequence ATGGTTGAAGACAAAAGCAAGTTCGACATGGACAGTGAAGACGAAGACATGGACGACGAGTCCGGGTTCGGCGAGATGGAGCAAAGTTTCGAAGACATGTTCGAAAACAGTCTTCGGGAATTGCATGCCGGCAACGTAGTGGTCGGTACCATCGTTCAGGTCAATCCTGACTCAGTGGTGGTGGACGTCGGCGGGAAGTCGGAAGGGGTCATCCCCCTGAGCGAGTTCGTCGGAGCCCTGGGCGAAGAGGGGATCAAGGTCGGCGATCAGTTCGACGTTCTCATCGAGCGGACCGAAAACGAAAGCGGTCTGATCAGTCTCTCCAAGGAGAAGGCTGACCGTCAGAAGATCTGGAACGCCCTGGAAGAGGGTGCCGTGGTCGACGGTCGGATCATCTCCCGCATCAAGGGCGGCCTCTCGGTCGACATCGGGGTCAATGCCTTTCTCCCCGGGTCCCAGGTTGACCTGCGTCCCGTCCGCAATCTCGACAAGATGCTCGGCGAGACCTATCAGTTCAAAATTATCAAGCTCAACAAGCGTCGCGGAAATATCGTTCTCTCCCGGCGTGTACTCCTTGAAGACCAGCGCGAAAATCAGCGCTCCGACACCCTCAAGACCCTTGAAGAGGGTCAGGTTATCGAAGGGGTGGTCAAGAATCTCACCGATTATGGCGCTTTCATCGACCTCGGCGGCATCGATGGTCTGCTGCACATCACCGATATGTCCTGGGGCCGGGTCAACCACCCCTCGGATATTCTCGCTGTCGGCGACAAGATCAACGTCAAGGTCCTCAAGTTCGATCGCGAAAAAGAGCGCGTCTCCCTCGGGCTCAAGCAGATCGCTCCCGATCCCTGGCTCGACGTGGAAGCCAAGTATCCCGTCGGCAACCGGATTACCGGCAAGGTCGTGAGCCTGACCGACTACGGCGCCTTTATCGAACTCGAAGAAGGGGTCGAGGGGCTGATTCACGTCTCGGAAATGAGCTGGACCAAGCGCATCAAGCATCCCAACAAGGTTCTCAACATCGGCGACGATGTCGAATCGGTGGTGCTGGCCCTCGACATCCCCAATCGCCGCATCTCCCTGGGTCTGAAACAGGTCGAATCGAATCCCTGGGAAGTCATCGGCGAGAAATTCCCCATCGGCACCATCATCGAGGGGCAGGTCAAGAACATCACCGATTTCGGTATCTTCGTCGGTGTCGACGAGGGGATCGACGGACTGGTGCACATCTCCGACCTTTCCTGGACCAAGCGGATCAAGCACCCCTCGGAAATCTACAAGAAGGGTGATCTCGTCAAGGCCGTCGTGCTCAACATCGATCGCGAGAACGAGCGCTTCTCCCTCGGCGTCAAGCAGTTGACTCCCGATCCCTGGCAGTCGATTCCGACCCGCTTCGCCCCCGGGACCATCATCCGCGGGCAGGTGACTTCCGTGACCGACTTCGGGATTTTCCTCGAGGTTGAGGAAGGGATCGAAGGGCTGATTCACGTCTCGGAAATCAGCAAGGAAAAGATCGACTCGCCCAAGAGCTTCGCCGCCGTCGGTGACGAACTCGAGGCCGTGGTCCTGCACGTCGACAACGTCGAACGCAAGATCGCCCTTTCGATCAAGCATCTGGCCGATCGCAAGGAAAAGGCCGAGGTCGACGCATTCCTCGGTGCCCAGAGGAACGCCACTTCCAACTTCGGTGATCTCCTTCAGGGCGCTCTCGGCAAGGCCGGGACCGACAAAGACGAAGAGTAA